The region GGCCGGCGGCGACCTTGCTCCATGGGCCGCCACGGTTGCGCTGGGCTTCCAGCACGGCCTGGTAGGCGGCGCTATCGGTGCGCATCACTTCCAGGTTGCTGCGCTGTGCCAACGGCACGTCGGCGGCCAGGCGGATCGCCTTGATCGGCACGTTTTTTTCGGGGCTGTCATAAAAGCCCATCGGGCCGGCGCCGCGCGGCAGCGTCGACAGCAGGGGCATGCCGGCGACGACGCGGCCGACGACGGTGATGTCGCGGTCCAGGTGGCGCGGCGACTGGCCGATGACGGCATACAGCTCCGTGCCGCCGCCGCTGTCGCTGCCCGTGTCGCGCCCCACGCCCACGGTGGCATAGCAATGCGTGAGCCAGGCCGTGCCGCTTTTCGGGTCGCGCGCGGACGGGAAGCCGTTCGAATGCCCCACTTGCGGCGCATAGCCATCAGAGTCCGGCAGGCGCGTGAAGCTCTTGATGTTTTTCAGGGGCGCCGTGAATTCGCCGGGCAGGGTGCGCTGGGCGTGCTGGATCGGCTTGGGATTCTTTTCGTTCGGATCGCCCCACTGCGCCACCCAGTTGTCCTGCGCGCGTGTGATGGCCAGGCCGTCGTAGTACTGCTCGGCCACCAGGGCCTTGAT is a window of Janthinobacterium sp. 1_2014MBL_MicDiv DNA encoding:
- a CDS encoding peptidylprolyl isomerase; amino-acid sequence: MRLHPLNGLTMATVLGLAQLSAHAAPVQIKAPAELPAKATLADAIKASKPSDWRPLDPNNTLYLEIPAGRVVMELAPDFAPKHVANIKALVAEQYYDGLAITRAQDNWVAQWGDPNEKNPKPIQHAQRTLPGEFTAPLKNIKSFTRLPDSDGYAPQVGHSNGFPSARDPKSGTAWLTHCYATVGVGRDTGSDSGGGTELYAVIGQSPRHLDRDITVVGRVVAGMPLLSTLPRGAGPMGFYDSPEKNVPIKAIRLAADVPLAQRSNLEVMRTDSAAYQAVLEAQRNRGGPWSKVAAGHIDLCNAPIPVREMAK